A genome region from Oncorhynchus masou masou isolate Uvic2021 chromosome 14, UVic_Omas_1.1, whole genome shotgun sequence includes the following:
- the LOC135554100 gene encoding non-structural maintenance of chromosomes element 1 homolog, translated as MARPLGESHKRFLQTMMVNGIIDGAKARALHRHCCETHGAHYAHDKLDEFIEVINAQLQPMFMQIRKGMSEEDGLQYHALVNMAETDVTRMSTDYADNELELFRKTMDLIVDSDNGTASSTDILNCADSLQTKKLKKRETEHVLNRLVQDKWLNEKNGDYSLSTRCIMEMEQYIRMLYQDQVKVCHICHNVALQCQMCENPTCGIKIHTPCVARYFKGRTDPRCPACEDFWPHEIPDVYRSPSSQSETQSAAKENTVPTPRSTAQIRRTRRS; from the exons ATGGCTCGACCACTGGGAGAAAGCCATAAAAGGTTCCTGCAAACTATGATGGTCAATGGGATCATTGATGGTGCCAAGGCAAGGGCTCTTCACCGGCATTGCTGTGAGACACACGGTG CACACTATGCTCATGATAAACTTGATGAATTCATTGAGGTTATCAATGCCCAGCTACAGCCCATGTTCATGCAGATCAGGAAAGGGATGTCTGAGGAGGATGGTCTTCAGTACCATGCTTTG GTGAACATGGCTGAAACTGATGTGACCAGGATGTCAACTGATTATGCAGACAACGAGTTGGAATTATTCCGAAAAACA ATGGACCTGATTGTGGACTCTGACAATGGAACCGCCTCTTCCACAGACATTCTTAACTGTGCCGACAGCCTCCAGACAAAGAAGCTAAAGAAAAGAGAAACGGAACATGTACTGAACAGGCTTGTTCAGGATAAGTGGCTGAATGAG AAAAATGGTGACTACTCTCTCTCCACTCGATGTATAATGGAGATGGAGCAATATATTCGGATGTTGTATCAAGACCAGGTCAAGGTCTGCCACATCTGTCACAATGTGGCCTTGCAG TGCCAGATGTGTGAAAATCCTACATGTGGCATCAAAATCCACACCCCTTGTGTCGCCAGATACTTCAAAGGAAGGACTGATCCACGATGCCCTGCCTGTGAGGACTTCTGGCCACATGAGATTCCAG ATGTGTATAGATCTCCGTCCTCTCAGAGCGAGACTCAGTCAGCAGCCAAAGAGAATACGGTCCCCACTCCTCGGTCTACAGCTCAGATCCGGAGGACCAGGAGGTCATAA